The uncultured Bacteroides sp. DNA segment TATATTATCCGATAACCAGTCAAGAATTTCAGGAAGGCAAGACAGAAATCAACAAGACCAAACCTTATTTCAATTACATTGACTCAATTAGAGCTTACGAAAGCCAGAATCACATTGACCAATTGACTTCATCGGCTAACCGCATAGAAAAAAATGGTGTGAAAAATTCATTGACTTACAACATGCTACAGTATCTAAAAGTAGAAATAGAGAATGATAGGCAGAATAAAATAGTCAGTCTATACAATGCCGCGTCTGCAGATTACAATGACGGTATCAACAAGTTCAATGAATTTGTCGATTTCAGAAATAAACAGTTTACTCCCCAAAGAGCAGATTCGGACATTCAACAATTAATCGATGCTGCAGGTAATAAGCTCAAAGAGGCAAAAGCTAAACTAACAAAGGCCAAACTAGCACAAATTAACTCGACAGATGCAAACACAACCAACATGGTAATACAATTTACAAAAGCAATTGATGATGCAATAACTCACATAACAGAGCAACAAGAATGGCTAAAAACATATTTTAGCAAAGGGAAGCTTAAACGGAAAATGATGTTGATGGGCAAAGTCTCTTGGTTTGGAATACCACTTAATAATTAGACTATTAACCCCTAATAAATATTTTCAATATTATGGAAGAACCAATATTAAACGAACATAATAAACAGGAGTATCCTCCGATGCACACCACTGAGCATATTTTAAATCAGACGATGGTGAGAATGTTTGGTTGCCCACGTTCAAAGAATGCTCATATAGAAAGAAAAAAGAGCAAGTGTGACTACCTGCTTTCGTCCTGCCCTACAGTAGAACAAATACAAGCTATTGAAGATAAGGTAAATGAAGTCATTGCACAACATCTCCCCGTGACCATCGATTTTATGCCGCGCGAGGAAGCGGCGACAATTGTCGATCTGACCAAACTGCCTGAAGATGCCAGTCCTATACTCCGAATAATAAAAGTGGGAGATTATGACGCTTGCGCATGCATTGGCACACATGTAGAGAACACTTCTGAGATTGGCAGATTCAAAATAATCAGCACCGATTATGCCGAAGGCAATTTAAGAATCCGATTTAAGTTAATTCTTTAGAGATTTCTTTGCAAATCAATTAAAGCATTTAAAAACCATTTTCAGAAGTTAATCCCAAAATATCCGCCTTTTGTAACAATAATGAAGCCTTTTTACCGATATTCTTCATTATTGCGATGCATTTATATTCAAGCTGTTGCAAAAGACAGGATTATAATTATATTTGCTGTATGATACATTAAATTTTAGCAGCAAGTATATGGCTCTATTGAAAAACGTAAACAATGTAAAACGATTTATTTTAGGAAACCTTACTAAAAATATCGGTAACTCGGGCAATATATGCCCTTTCACTCTATTGGATAAAGAAAACGTGAGAAGGATTCTGATAATCAGGCCCAATCACAGATTAGGGAATCAGTTGCTCGTTACTCCAATCGTTCAGGATGTTATAGATACATTCCCCAATTGCAAAATAGATTTGCTGGCAAAAGGAGGTATAGCCTCTATCGTTTTCTGTAACCATAAGAATATAGAAAAAATAATCTCACTGCCCCGCAAACCTTTCAAAAACTTATATCAATACTGTTTATGCTGGATAAATGTGAGAAAACAGCATTACGATATGGTTATAAACGTCGTCAGCGGTTCATCATCGGGTAGACTGCTTACCAAGTTATCCAATGCAAAGTATAAAATCTACAGTGATGATGAGAATGACTTCCTTATTAAAAACGCAGATAATCAACATATAGCCAAATCACCGGTTTGTTGCTTCCGCTCTTATCTAGAAAAAGGTGGAACATCATTTATCGGCAAGGCTATCCCTTCATTAGATCTTCAGTTATCTGCCGAAGAGATTGCAAAAGGAAAAGAAATACTCGACGGGCTTATTAAAAATAAAGAGCAAAAAACTATTTGCGTGTTTACATACGCAACAGGCGATAAATGCTATTCTCAAAAATGGTGGATTGAATTCCATGAATGCCTAAAATCACAATACACGCACTACAACATCATTGAAGTATTACCAATGGAGAACGTATCGCAAATTGCATTTAAGGAACCTTCCTTTTACAGCAAAAACATTAGAGAAATTGGTGCTGTTATCGCAAATACCGCTATTTTTATTGGAGCAGACAGTGGCATCATGCATTTGGCGAGTTCCGTGAAAACGCCCACTATTGGTTTGTTTTCAATTACCAAGGTACTTAAATACACTCCATATAACAATAATAGCAAAGGGTTAAACACTAATGAACTAAGTCTAAATGAATTATTTAGCGAAATAGACAAAATCCTCTTATGCAATAACAATGCTATAAGCTGTACCTTAATTTAAGCAAAAAAAAGACAAAATGTCACCTCCTTCAAATCTCAAAGGAAACGACCTAAACAAATTTGTCATTTATTTCCCAAAAAGCATCTGATAATATGTCATATTGACAATATAAAGTACTGGCATATAGTTTGCCGTTCTTTTTGTGAATTTTGGAAGTAAAAGATGAAATCCGGAATTCAGAATCAATTTAATGTTTAACTTAAAGATAGGAGACTATAATTATGATGCCTGTAAGAAGATCTCAAAATTGGTTACCAAGTATCTTTAATGATTTCTTTGATAACGAATGGTTGGAAAGAGTAAACACTACCGCTCCGGCAATTAATGTAATTGAATCGGAAAATGACTTTAAAGTTGAAGTTGCCGCACCGGGTATGACAAGGGATGATTTCAATGTTCGCATTGACGAAGATGAAAATTTGGTGATTTCCATGGAAAAGAAAAGCGAGAATAAGGAAGAGAAGAAAGATGGTCGATATCTACGCCGCGAATTCTCATACGCTAAATTCCAGCAAACAATGGTTCTGCCCGACAATGTAGACAAAGAAAAAATCACAGCTAAAGTAGAAGACGGAGTTCTCAGTATTGATCTTCCTAAGTTATCGGAAGCAGAAACGAAGAAAGCTCAAAAACTCATAGAAGTAAAATAAGGGATTAGCTATTTAAGCAGCTTAGCTCAAAACAATAGCTGTATTTATCTTGAAAATTTGCACGAGAGTGTTGCCGCAACGATGGCAACACTCTTTTTTGTATAGATTTGAAATACTACGAATTCTTCCTGTAGCTTCGTACAGCCCAAATATTAAAGAAAGCGGCAAAAGCACTCAATGCACCCAGTTGCAAAAGCATGTCGCTTAGATTACTACCTTTCAGATAAACCATACGCATCATCTCTACAAAATACCTCAAAGGATTGAACAGGGTGATTATTCTTGCCCAATCCGGCATACTTTTGACTGGAGTAAAGAGTCCGCTCATCAACATGAGGATGATCATAAAGAAGAACATCACAAACATGGCTTGTTGCATGGTGGCCGAATGATTAGAGATGACCAGTCCAAAACCCGACATGACGAGTACAAAAAGTGCAGCAAAAAGATAGATCACGTAAAAATGCCCCACGGGAATCAATCCATAGAGTAGCCATGCCAAACCAAAGCAGATGGTAAGTACGGTAAACCCTATTGTCCAATAAGGAATGAGTTTGGCTAGGATGAACGTAAACTTACTTACCGGAGTAACATTCATTTGTTCGATAGTACCTACTTCTTTCTCACCTACAATATTCAGCGCAGGCAAAAAGCCACAAAGAATGGTGAGCAACATCACCATTAGTGCAGGCACCATAAATAACTTATAATTCAAGTGGGGGTTATACAGATTTTGAGTTGTGACACCTATTGACGGAACGGCAGCAGCCTCAACCGCAATCGAAGGATGTTCAGCTCGCAAGCCGGCGGCATATTCATTCATTATTGATGTGAGATAAGAACTACCCAAGCCACCTTTCGTCCCATTTACGGCATTAGCAGCAATGAGCACATGCGCTTGGTCTCCCCGCTTCCAGTTGCGCTCAAAGTATCTCGGGATCTCTACTATAATATCCGCCTTCCCTACCTCAACAGCTTGTAAACCCTCATCATAAGACGAAGATATCCCATTCAACTGAAAGTAGGTAGAAGCTTCTATTTTACGAACCAGATTTTGCGAAATTGTTGAATGATCATTATCCACCACATTCACCGAGAGATTCTTTATTTCCAAGTTGGCTGCCCAAGGCATGAGAATCATAATCATACATGGGTAACCGATGATGAGTCTTGGCAAAAAAGAGTTGCGTAGCAACTGCTTAAATTCTTTTTCAATAAGAAACTTTATCATATTCTTAATCTATTACTCCAATCGGGTTTTGAACTTCTTTAAACTCACTGCAATCAGCACAAATGCCATCAACGAAAGAATCCCTATTTCTTTGGCAACCAGCGTGATGCTCACTCCTTCTATCATAATCTTTCTCACCACATCGATGTACCACCGGGCGGGAATAATGGTCGAAATAACCTGCAATATAGTTGGCATGCCATCTACCGGAAAAATCATACCTGATAGTAACATCGTAGGCATCATCAACATCAATCCGGATACCAACATGGCGGCAATCTGGGTTTGAGTAATGGTTGAGATAAGAAGTCCCAACGAAAGCGAAACGAAAATAAACAGCAAAGAAACACTTACAAGTGCCAGTAAACTTCCGGCTATGGGTACATGGAGCACGTAGACGGAGAGTAATAGGATGGTGCTCAGGTTGACGAAAGAAAGGACGAAATAGGGAACGGCTTTCGACAAGATGATGAGCAACGGCTTCATAGGTGACACTAATAAAACTTCCATCGTGCCAATCTCTTTTTCGCGCACAATGGAGATAGAGGTCATCATTGCACAAATCAACATCAAGATTAATCCCATCACACCCGGCACAAAGTTATAAGCACTCTTCATCTGTGGATTATAGAGTAATCTGACATCTGGAACAATCGTTGCCGGTGACGCTCCCGCAGGAAGCAATTCTTGCTGTGCAGCACTAATGATGCCCGATGCATACCCCGATTGAGTAACCGCCATATTCGGATCCGTAGCATCGGCTATAAGCTGTATCTTTGCATCACCGGTGTAAAGGTTATCAAGAAAACGGTGACTAAAAACGACCGCCAAATCTATTTCTCCTTTGCGAAAGGCCTGTTCTACTTCTTGGGGAGTATGAAGTTTCGTGGTTAAAATAAAATATTCGCTGGCATCAATCCTGTCAATAATCTTACGAGTGATGACATCACCCGACGGATCGAGCACAGCAACCCTCACATTCTTCACTTCAGTGCTGATGGCAAAACCAAAAAGAATGATCTCAATGATAGGCATACCAAGCAGAATCATCATCGTACGCTTATCGCGGAAAATATGAAAAAACTCTTTCTTAACAAATATTCTAAACTGTTTCATTGTTTAATCTGCTTTACGTACAGCCTTTCGGGCCAATTGCTGAAATACCTCATCCATATTATCAGTCTGAAACTGTTGCTTCAGGTTGCGTGGCGTGTCGAGCGCATCAATGCGTCCATCTACCATAATGGACACGCGGTTGCAATATTCTGCTTCATCCATGTAGTGCGTGGTGACAAAAACGGTAATTCCTCTATCGGCAGCCTGATAGATCAATTCCCAGAACTGTCGCCTTGTTGCGGGATCTACTCCCCCTGTGGGTTCATCCAGAAAAACGATCTTTGGTTCGTGAAAGATAGAAACGGAGAAAGCTAACTTTTGCTTCCAGCCCAACGGAAGGCGCTTCACCAGTGTTTCTCGTTCTTCACTGAATTCCAACCGTTGAAGCAATGCGTCTGTTTTCTCTTCTATCTCTTTCTCTTTCATCCCATAAATTCCGGCAAATAAGCGGATATTCTCCCACACTTTCAAGTCTTCGTAAAGTGAGAATTTCTGACTCATGTAGCCAATGTTCCGCTTCACTTGTTCTGACTCTTTGTGTATATCAAAACCTGCCACCAAGCCTTT contains these protein-coding regions:
- a CDS encoding glycosyltransferase family 9 protein; translation: MALLKNVNNVKRFILGNLTKNIGNSGNICPFTLLDKENVRRILIIRPNHRLGNQLLVTPIVQDVIDTFPNCKIDLLAKGGIASIVFCNHKNIEKIISLPRKPFKNLYQYCLCWINVRKQHYDMVINVVSGSSSGRLLTKLSNAKYKIYSDDENDFLIKNADNQHIAKSPVCCFRSYLEKGGTSFIGKAIPSLDLQLSAEEIAKGKEILDGLIKNKEQKTICVFTYATGDKCYSQKWWIEFHECLKSQYTHYNIIEVLPMENVSQIAFKEPSFYSKNIREIGAVIANTAIFIGADSGIMHLASSVKTPTIGLFSITKVLKYTPYNNNSKGLNTNELSLNELFSEIDKILLCNNNAISCTLI
- a CDS encoding Hsp20/alpha crystallin family protein, with amino-acid sequence MMPVRRSQNWLPSIFNDFFDNEWLERVNTTAPAINVIESENDFKVEVAAPGMTRDDFNVRIDEDENLVISMEKKSENKEEKKDGRYLRREFSYAKFQQTMVLPDNVDKEKITAKVEDGVLSIDLPKLSEAETKKAQKLIEVK
- a CDS encoding ABC transporter permease, giving the protein MIKFLIEKEFKQLLRNSFLPRLIIGYPCMIMILMPWAANLEIKNLSVNVVDNDHSTISQNLVRKIEASTYFQLNGISSSYDEGLQAVEVGKADIIVEIPRYFERNWKRGDQAHVLIAANAVNGTKGGLGSSYLTSIMNEYAAGLRAEHPSIAVEAAAVPSIGVTTQNLYNPHLNYKLFMVPALMVMLLTILCGFLPALNIVGEKEVGTIEQMNVTPVSKFTFILAKLIPYWTIGFTVLTICFGLAWLLYGLIPVGHFYVIYLFAALFVLVMSGFGLVISNHSATMQQAMFVMFFFMIILMLMSGLFTPVKSMPDWARIITLFNPLRYFVEMMRMVYLKGSNLSDMLLQLGALSAFAAFFNIWAVRSYRKNS
- a CDS encoding ABC transporter permease, with translation MKQFRIFVKKEFFHIFRDKRTMMILLGMPIIEIILFGFAISTEVKNVRVAVLDPSGDVITRKIIDRIDASEYFILTTKLHTPQEVEQAFRKGEIDLAVVFSHRFLDNLYTGDAKIQLIADATDPNMAVTQSGYASGIISAAQQELLPAGASPATIVPDVRLLYNPQMKSAYNFVPGVMGLILMLICAMMTSISIVREKEIGTMEVLLVSPMKPLLIILSKAVPYFVLSFVNLSTILLLSVYVLHVPIAGSLLALVSVSLLFIFVSLSLGLLISTITQTQIAAMLVSGLMLMMPTMLLSGMIFPVDGMPTILQVISTIIPARWYIDVVRKIMIEGVSITLVAKEIGILSLMAFVLIAVSLKKFKTRLE